Proteins encoded by one window of Rhodamnia argentea isolate NSW1041297 chromosome 6, ASM2092103v1, whole genome shotgun sequence:
- the LOC115745159 gene encoding uncharacterized protein LOC115745159 isoform X1: protein MASPATPTSPPSKRLKKALDDDDDERRPMGEGNGGGDGDVRCGICLTEGGRAVRGRIDSCDHYFCFVCVMEWAKVESKCPMCKRRFSTILRPPKDGVFAGERIVCVPPRDQVYDPHGIGSFNPYMETRCGVCRGTQDEWCLLLCDLCDSAVHTYCVGLGVTVPQGDWFCHDCAVMRDEHARTDEGESCIGHVSMPSIEPRVSIFDIVRDGIASNIGRPTTTMSSPLDSSAAVPESGDGIDGEMSQEGERRDPGVAERAAEYSGARTLQRCRDVHIRIKALRENWDALRHGSLSFHSGNVESVHGQSKEQDHNNSGHDRLAQPSSSHQPSEDEDSVLGFAPNNKDKYGITKAWKMMDRAKSRRQARDLTGSVRHVANKLVGKGNAPKVASLNIGHLELRNQVNKSSHTECAAALQHKVSHAGDKLSKPRSAVIDGQKRKRCPGLPPSTMDQASLQRHEYHTNGSVRTSCSITYQEDSCPSLTSSAGSVSGSFRPRSPVINRQRQKRCPGLPPSTMDQAGLQRHGYDPNKSVGTLHSITYQEDICPSVTSAAGSVSGSSNSSPATLAASIASSQNSQGKGVLEEAHVAGHSRRGDGAKSEIQSLVKFNLKLLSCNKRLGVDAFKEIARAATHTILAACGLERPKSVIPRSVCRHTDDIRRLHKSTLMPNSCRECFYVYVKTVVDTLLLEKLSEAN, encoded by the exons ATGGCGAGTCCCGCCACACCCACCTCGCCGCCGAGCAAGCGTTTGAAGAAAGccctcgacgacgacgacgacgagcgGCGCCCGATGGGGGAGGGaaacggcggcggcgacggcgacgtGCGCTGCGGAATCTGCCTGACGGAGGGGGGAAGAGCCGTCCGAGGCCGAATCGACAGCTGCGACCACTACTTCTGCTTCGTGTGCGTCATGGAGTGGGCCAAGGTGGAGTCCAAGTGCCCCATGTGCAAGCGCAGGTTCTCCACCATCCTCAGGCCTCCGAAAGACGGCGTCTTTGCCGGCGAAAGGATCGTGTGCGTCCCGCCTCGTGACCAG GTATATGATCCCCATGGAATTGGATCTTTTAATCCTTATATGGAAACTCGGTGTGGTGTCTGTCGAGGCACACAAGATGAATGGTGTCTGCTGCTTTGCGATCTCTGCGATTCGGCTGTTCATACTTATTGTGTGGGCTTGGGTGTCACTGTACCCCAAGGGGATTGGTTTTGCCATGACTGCGCTGTTATGAGGGATGAACATGCGAGAACTGATGAAGGAGAGAGCTGCATTGGACATGTTTCGATGCCATCAATTGAGCCGCGAGTTTCGATATTCGATATCGTAAGAGACGGCATTGCCTCTAACATCGGGCGCCCCACTACAACAATGTCGTCACCTTTAGACTCGAGTGCTGCCGTACCTGAAAGTGGAGATGGAATTGATGGGGAAATGTCCCAAGAAGGCGAAAGAAGGGATCCCGGTGTTGCAGAAAGAGCAGCGGAATATTCAGGTGCAAGAACTCTACAACGATGTCGTGATGTGCATATTCGTATAAAGGCACTTCGTGAGAACTGGGATGCACTGCGACATGGTTCATTGAGCTTTCATTCAGGTAATGTGGAGTCTGTGCACGGTCAGAGTAAAGAGCAAGACCATAATAATTCTGGGCACGACAGATTAGCTCAGCCATCCTCGAGTCATCAACCATCGGAAGATGAAGATTCTGTGTTAGGTTTTGCTCCCAACAACAAAGATAAGTATGGTATCACCAAAGCATGGAAAATGATGGATAGAGCCAAGTCCAGACGACAAGCTCGTGATTTAACAGGTAGTGTTCGCCATGTAGCAAACAAATTGGTCGGGAAAGGAAATGCTCCAAAAGTAGCCAGTCTTAATATTGGTCACTTAGAATTGAGGAATCAAGTAAATAAAAGTAGCCATACTGAATGTGCAGCAGCTTTGCAGCATAAGGTCAGTCATGCTGGTGATAAATTGTCTAAGCCTAGATCTGCAGTAATTGATGGGCAGAAACGGAAACGATGCCCGGGATTGCCTCCTTCCACAATGGACCAAGCTAGTTTGCAAAGGCATGAGTATCATACAAATGGATCAGTCAGAACATCATGCAGCATTACTTACCAAGAAGACAGTTGTCCTTCTTTGACATCTTCTGCTGGTTCGGTATCGGGATCCTTTAGGCCTAGATCTCCAGTAATTAATAGGCAGAGACAGAAAAGATGTCCAGGCTTGCCTCCTTCCACAATGGACCAAGCTGGCTTGCAAAGGCATGGGTATGACCCAAATAAATCTGTCGGAACGTTACACAGCATCACTTACCAAGAAGACATTTGTCCTTCTGTGACATCTGCAGCTGGTTCTGTGTCTGGATCCTCCAATTCTTCTCCTGCCACACTTGCGGCCAGCATTGCTTCATCACAGAATTCCCAGGGGAAAGGAGTGCTGGAAGAGGCTCATGTAGCTGGCCACTCTAGAAGAGGTGATGGCGCAAAAAGTGAAATCCAATCTCTTGTCAAGTTCAATTTGAAACTGCTTAGCTGCAATAAACGGCTCG GAGTTGATGCATTCAAAGAAATCGCCAGAGCGGCGACCCATACCATACTGGCCGCATGTGGCTTAGAGCGGCCTAAGTCTGTCATTCCCAGGTCGGTGTGTCGTCACACCGACGACATTCGGAGGCTCCACAAGTCCACTCTCATGCCTAATTCCTGCAGAGAGTGTTTCTATGTCTACGTAAAGACCGTCGTCGACACCCTTCTGCTTGAGAAGCTAAGTGAAGCTAATtaa
- the LOC115744639 gene encoding E3 ubiquitin-protein ligase Praja-2-like, protein MSAEATISRLRHLDRRRRRLHHRRSLRRSLSLELDPPPPSFSHHQRRRARRAFDLYDSDDDMTLPVRDPIAADRIGALNGDVASDPDSVDLLLELDGEASSGMDLFVEHPQFVGGDADSVSEEVNRLDFGVIDGNDDVCMDNVDVDLGIGLGFGVGGDENCRFVDEDCCEDEIFMETGASGLDSCEAGMTICEMEQCWSGIRDVKFDSDLELEDELGVCRDSEDELSLNHAIDEDDYFCSVPLCWDDSLPLEVDAGEVEDLDLEWEEVESCFDDREILSLFGDPLNDDGSISVSSMPIVADEGEDVSVEVVGGSGNLEWEVLLNSDNLVATAGLDHELETYFDDDDYLFSAEYETMFGQLTENESSLVGGSPASEAVIQNLPKLALTQEDVDGKDGLCPVCKDEFMAGDIAMQLPCSHGYHANCIVTWLRVRNTCPVCRYELPADDAVS, encoded by the coding sequence ATGTCAGCAGAGGCCACGATCTCCCGCCTCCGCCACctcgatcgccgccgccgccgcctccaccaCCGGCGCAGCCTCCGCCGTTCACTCTCCCTCGAGCTCGACCCCCCTCCCCCCAGCTTCTCCCACCACCAGCGCCGTCGCGCCCGCCGCGCCTTCGATCTCTACGATTCCGATGACGACATGACGTTGCCCGTCCGTGATCCGATCGCCGCTGATCGAATTGGAGCCCTGAACGGCGACGTCGCTTCCGATCCCGACTCCGTCGATCTGCTCCTGGAGCTCGACGGCGAGGCCAGTTCTGGCATGGATCTGTTCGTCGAGCATCCGCAGTTCGTGGGCGGCGACGCGGATTCGGTGTCCGAGGAGGTAAATAGGTTGGATTTCGGGGTGATTGATGGGAATGATGACGTTTGTATGGATAATGTGGATGTAGATTTAGGGATCGGGTTAGGGTTTGGCGTGGGTGGGGACGAGAATTGTAGATTTGTAGACGAGGATTGTTGTGAAGATGAGATTTTTATGGAGACTGGGGCTTCTGGGTTGGATTCCTGTGAAGCAGGGATGACAATTTGTGAAATGGAGCAGTGTTGGAGTGGTATACGTGATGTCAAGTTCGATTCTGATTTGGAGTTGGAAGATGAATTGGGGGTTTGTAGAGATTCAGAGGATGAATTGAGTTTGAATCACGCGATTGATGAGGATGACTATTTTTGTAGTGTTCCTTTGTGTTGGGATGATTCCCTTCCATTGGAAGTGGATGCCGGAGAGGTTGAGGATCTCGATTTGGAATGGGAGGAAGTCGAGAGTTGCTTCGATGATAGAGAGATATTGAGCTTGTTTGGTGATCCTCTCAATGATGATGGATCCATTTCTGTATCTTCAATGCCTATTGTTGCAGATGAAGGGGAAGATGTGAGTGTTGAAGTAGTTGGAGGTTCTGGGAACTTGGAATGGGAGGTTTTGTTGAATTCAGATAATTTAGTAGCAACAGCAGGATTGGATCATGAGCTGGAAACTTACTTTGATGACGATGATTACTTATTTTCTGCGGAATATGAGACCATGTTTGGTCAGTTAACTGAGAACGAGAGTTCTCTGGTGGGAGGGTCCCCGGCTTCTGAAGCAGTGATCCAGAATCTACCGAAGTTGGCTTTGACTCAAGAGGATGTGGATGGAAAGGACGGGCTTTGTCCGGTCTGCAAGGATGAATTTATGGCTGGGGACATTGCAATGCAGCTGCCTTGCAGCCATGGATACCACGCCAATTGTATTGTGACATGGCTGCGCGTGAGGAATACATGTCCTGTTTGTCGTTATGAATTACCTGCTGATGATGCGGTATCTTGA
- the LOC115744918 gene encoding UDP-glycosyltransferase 89B2-like — protein MRDALKSENGKTLIKIELKIRGIEGVRGSTDRPCTPKSLFHHSSSAFGSKSRSLASTKNAPAAADVPAGPPHLLVYPFLSSGHVIPLLDLADRLLRRGVRVTALVTPSNHHLLLPLLSDHPDLFHPLVIPAPDTPCLSKNFLIVKTLSMRHHHYPALLEWFRSHPSPPVAILSDFFLGWTRHLALELGVPRIVFSPSAAFAVSIEFSLYQNLPKNGGGDENSTVTFGDVPNSPTYAWWQISHLFRIYMEGEADMEFHREGWLANAASWGVVFNTFTELERVYVDHMKEKFGPDRVWAVGPLLPPVDDSVSLTSRGGSSSVPAEEVLKWLDGRKERSVVYVCFGSRTALENDQMAALATALEMSRVHFIWCVRETADGLVLGGHGLVPEGFESRTAGRGLVIRGWAPQVAILRHRAVGGFLTHCGWNSVLEGISAGVVMLTWPMGADQYTDATLLVDQLGVAIRACEAPDDAVPDPAELARALAESLDETRPERGRIKKLSEAAADAVNGGSSDKDLDGFVKSLAELQRVKK, from the exons ATGCGTGACGCACTCAAATCAGAAAATGGTAAAACATTAATCAAAATCGAACTGAAAATACGCGGGATCGAAGGAGTCAGGGGCTCCACG GACCGTCCATGTACACCCAAGTCTTTATTCCATCACAGCTCTTCGGCGTTTGGCTCCAAAAGTCGTTCGCTCGCGTCGACCAAAAatgcccccgccgccgccgatgTGCCCGCCGGCCCTCCGCACCTTCTCGTTTATCCCTTCCTCTCCTCCGGCCACGTCATCCCCCTCCTCGACCTCGCCGACCGCCTCCTCCGCCGCGGCGTCCGCGTGACCGCCCTCGTCACCCCCTccaaccaccacctcctcctccccctcctctccGACCATCCCGACCTCTTCCACCCCCTCGTCATCCCGGCCCCCGACACCCCCTGTCTCTCCAAGAACTTCCTTATCGTCAAGACCCTCTCCATGCGCCACCACCACTACCCGGCGCTCCTCGAGTGGTTCCGGTCCCACCCCTCGCCGCCGGTCGCCATCTTGTCCGACTTCTTTCTCGGGTGGACCCGACACCTGGCCTTGGAGCTCGGCGTTCCCCGCATCGTGTTCTCCCCCTCCGCCGCCTTCGCGGTGTCCATCGAGTTCTCGCTCTATCAAAACCTACCCAAgaacggcggcggcgacgagaACTCCACGGTGACCTTCGGTGACGTGCCGAACTCGCCGACGTACGCGTGGTGGCAGATTTCGCACCTCTTCAGGATATACATGGAAGGAGAAGCCGACATGGAGTTTCATAGGGAGGGCTGGCTGGCGAACGCGGCGAGCTGGGGCGTCGTCTTCAACACGTTCACGGAGTTGGAGCGTGTCTACGTCGACCACATGAAGGAAAAGTTCGGGCCAGACCGGGTCTGGGCCGTGGGCCCGCTCCTACCGCCCGTGGATGACTCGGTGAGCCTGACTAGCCGGGGCGGGTCCAGCTCGGTCCCGGCCGAGGAGGTGCTGAAGTGGCTCGACGGCAGGAAGGAGCGGTCCGTGGTGTACGTGTGCTTCGGGAGCCGCACGGCGCTGGAGAACGACCAGATGGCGGCGCTGGCGACGGCGCTGGAGATGAGCCGGGTCCACTTCATATGGTGCGTGAGGGAGACCGCGGACGGGCTCGTGCTGGGCGGCCACGGGCTCGTGCCAGAGGGGTTCGAAAGCCGCACGGCGGGACGGGGCCTGGTGATCAGGGGGTGGGCCCCGCAGGTGGCGATACTGCGGCACCGCGCGGTGGGCGGGTTCCTGACGCACTGCGGCTGGAACTCGGTGCTCGAAGGGATCAGCGCCGGGGTGGTGATGCTGACGTGGCCGATGGGCGCGGACCAGTACACGGACGCGACGCTGCTGGTGGACCAGCTGGGCGTGGCGATCAGGGCGTGCGAGGCCCCGGACGACGCCGTGCCCGACCCCGCCGAGCTGGCCCGGGCCTTGGCCGAGTCGCTCGACGAGACGAGGCCGGAGAGGGGCCGGATCAAGAAGCTGAGCGAGGCGGCGGCGGACGCGGTCAACGGCGGAAGCTCGGACAAGGATTTGGACGGATTCGTGAAGAGTCTAGCGGAGCTTCAACGCGTCAAGAAGTGA
- the LOC115743794 gene encoding protein SOB FIVE-LIKE 1 isoform X1, which yields MWFQVAFKISMRCAMESSPQAFEGSEECLSSESGWTMYIGSPMQEDDEGAGDEKGTTHNEDDDDERDGGDKGDKDGGDGEAESDDSMASDASSRPSYRGCVATKNGGSCAAKKGKSKNGHKEEDDDDDDDDDLKQRADGTNPSPSKGKVSKSLRMKKRK from the exons ATGTGGTTCCAAGTAGCTTTCAAGATTTCCATGAGATGC GCAATGGAGTCTTCGCCCCAAGCGTTTGAAGGTTCGGAGGAATGTCTGAGCAGCGAGTCTGGGTGGACGATGTATATCGGGTCTCCAAtgcaagaagatgatgaaggcgcTGGCGACGAAAAAGGCACTACTCataatgaagatgatgatgatgaacgaGATGGAGGTGATAAAGGTGATAAAGATGGCGGCGATGGTGAAGCTGAGAGCGATGATTCAATGGCCTCCGACGCATCTTCACGTCCGAGTTATAGAGGATGCGTCGCCACCAAAAATGGCGGGTCGTGTGCTGCTAAAAAGGGCAAGTCCAAGAATGGTCACAaggaggaagacgacgacgacgacgacgacgatgatctCAAGCAAAGAGCTGATGGCACTAATCCTTCTCCCAGTAAAGGCAAGGTGAGCAAGAGCTTGAGGATGAAGAAAAGGAAGTAA
- the LOC115743794 gene encoding protein SOB FIVE-LIKE 1 isoform X2 produces MESSPQAFEGSEECLSSESGWTMYIGSPMQEDDEGAGDEKGTTHNEDDDDERDGGDKGDKDGGDGEAESDDSMASDASSRPSYRGCVATKNGGSCAAKKGKSKNGHKEEDDDDDDDDDLKQRADGTNPSPSKGKVSKSLRMKKRK; encoded by the coding sequence ATGGAGTCTTCGCCCCAAGCGTTTGAAGGTTCGGAGGAATGTCTGAGCAGCGAGTCTGGGTGGACGATGTATATCGGGTCTCCAAtgcaagaagatgatgaaggcgcTGGCGACGAAAAAGGCACTACTCataatgaagatgatgatgatgaacgaGATGGAGGTGATAAAGGTGATAAAGATGGCGGCGATGGTGAAGCTGAGAGCGATGATTCAATGGCCTCCGACGCATCTTCACGTCCGAGTTATAGAGGATGCGTCGCCACCAAAAATGGCGGGTCGTGTGCTGCTAAAAAGGGCAAGTCCAAGAATGGTCACAaggaggaagacgacgacgacgacgacgacgatgatctCAAGCAAAGAGCTGATGGCACTAATCCTTCTCCCAGTAAAGGCAAGGTGAGCAAGAGCTTGAGGATGAAGAAAAGGAAGTAA
- the LOC115745159 gene encoding uncharacterized protein LOC115745159 isoform X2, protein MASPATPTSPPSKRLKKALDDDDDERRPMGEGNGGGDGDVRCGICLTEGGRAVRGRIDSCDHYFCFVCVMEWAKVESKCPMCKRRFSTILRPPKDGVFAGERIVCVPPRDQVYDPHGIGSFNPYMETRCGVCRGTQDEWCLLLCDLCDSAVHTYCVGLGVTVPQGDWFCHDCAVMRDEHARTDEGESCIGHVSMPSIEPRVSIFDIVRDGIASNIGRPTTTMSSPLDSSAAVPESGDGIDGEMSQEGERRDPGVAERAAEYSGARTLQRCRDVHIRIKALRENWDALRHGSLSFHSGNVESVHGQSKEQDHNNSGHDRLAQPSSSHQPSEDEDSVLGFAPNNKDKYGITKAWKMMDRAKSRRQARDLTGSFRPRSPVINRQRQKRCPGLPPSTMDQAGLQRHGYDPNKSVGTLHSITYQEDICPSVTSAAGSVSGSSNSSPATLAASIASSQNSQGKGVLEEAHVAGHSRRGDGAKSEIQSLVKFNLKLLSCNKRLGVDAFKEIARAATHTILAACGLERPKSVIPRSVCRHTDDIRRLHKSTLMPNSCRECFYVYVKTVVDTLLLEKLSEAN, encoded by the exons ATGGCGAGTCCCGCCACACCCACCTCGCCGCCGAGCAAGCGTTTGAAGAAAGccctcgacgacgacgacgacgagcgGCGCCCGATGGGGGAGGGaaacggcggcggcgacggcgacgtGCGCTGCGGAATCTGCCTGACGGAGGGGGGAAGAGCCGTCCGAGGCCGAATCGACAGCTGCGACCACTACTTCTGCTTCGTGTGCGTCATGGAGTGGGCCAAGGTGGAGTCCAAGTGCCCCATGTGCAAGCGCAGGTTCTCCACCATCCTCAGGCCTCCGAAAGACGGCGTCTTTGCCGGCGAAAGGATCGTGTGCGTCCCGCCTCGTGACCAG GTATATGATCCCCATGGAATTGGATCTTTTAATCCTTATATGGAAACTCGGTGTGGTGTCTGTCGAGGCACACAAGATGAATGGTGTCTGCTGCTTTGCGATCTCTGCGATTCGGCTGTTCATACTTATTGTGTGGGCTTGGGTGTCACTGTACCCCAAGGGGATTGGTTTTGCCATGACTGCGCTGTTATGAGGGATGAACATGCGAGAACTGATGAAGGAGAGAGCTGCATTGGACATGTTTCGATGCCATCAATTGAGCCGCGAGTTTCGATATTCGATATCGTAAGAGACGGCATTGCCTCTAACATCGGGCGCCCCACTACAACAATGTCGTCACCTTTAGACTCGAGTGCTGCCGTACCTGAAAGTGGAGATGGAATTGATGGGGAAATGTCCCAAGAAGGCGAAAGAAGGGATCCCGGTGTTGCAGAAAGAGCAGCGGAATATTCAGGTGCAAGAACTCTACAACGATGTCGTGATGTGCATATTCGTATAAAGGCACTTCGTGAGAACTGGGATGCACTGCGACATGGTTCATTGAGCTTTCATTCAGGTAATGTGGAGTCTGTGCACGGTCAGAGTAAAGAGCAAGACCATAATAATTCTGGGCACGACAGATTAGCTCAGCCATCCTCGAGTCATCAACCATCGGAAGATGAAGATTCTGTGTTAGGTTTTGCTCCCAACAACAAAGATAAGTATGGTATCACCAAAGCATGGAAAATGATGGATAGAGCCAAGTCCAGACGACAAGCTCGTGATTTAACAG GATCCTTTAGGCCTAGATCTCCAGTAATTAATAGGCAGAGACAGAAAAGATGTCCAGGCTTGCCTCCTTCCACAATGGACCAAGCTGGCTTGCAAAGGCATGGGTATGACCCAAATAAATCTGTCGGAACGTTACACAGCATCACTTACCAAGAAGACATTTGTCCTTCTGTGACATCTGCAGCTGGTTCTGTGTCTGGATCCTCCAATTCTTCTCCTGCCACACTTGCGGCCAGCATTGCTTCATCACAGAATTCCCAGGGGAAAGGAGTGCTGGAAGAGGCTCATGTAGCTGGCCACTCTAGAAGAGGTGATGGCGCAAAAAGTGAAATCCAATCTCTTGTCAAGTTCAATTTGAAACTGCTTAGCTGCAATAAACGGCTCG GAGTTGATGCATTCAAAGAAATCGCCAGAGCGGCGACCCATACCATACTGGCCGCATGTGGCTTAGAGCGGCCTAAGTCTGTCATTCCCAGGTCGGTGTGTCGTCACACCGACGACATTCGGAGGCTCCACAAGTCCACTCTCATGCCTAATTCCTGCAGAGAGTGTTTCTATGTCTACGTAAAGACCGTCGTCGACACCCTTCTGCTTGAGAAGCTAAGTGAAGCTAATtaa